A genome region from Halocatena salina includes the following:
- a CDS encoding SGNH/GDSL hydrolase family protein, which yields MMTEKYLSISLHNVAETVSAEWAADADRLCRVPATVGAALNETARERVRHPTGSEIRFVPRSETDEIEITLSAIERTQVRTFWGSFQPWEPIEIGPEPKTLELTLPDRLQELPTRGDTGRFDPHVCRIAFERFQAVAVHAVSGNCRPPTADELPDQRYLAYGTSITEGAASSATHMNYVSHVARNCGFDALNFGCSGSAYCESAMADYIATREDWDVATLALSVNMANTGGFSPDEFEGRAEAFVDTIATAHPEKPIACITLFPYFDDVIESGDPAHARAYREALRSIVDDSPHDNLTLIDGSQLLSFSGLTADLLHPGDDGMEIIGRRLSKKLCNI from the coding sequence GATCGACTGTGCCGCGTTCCCGCCACGGTGGGAGCAGCTCTGAACGAGACGGCCCGTGAGCGGGTTCGGCATCCGACCGGAAGTGAGATCAGATTCGTTCCTCGTTCTGAGACAGACGAAATCGAAATCACGCTCTCCGCGATCGAACGAACGCAGGTTCGAACGTTTTGGGGTTCGTTCCAGCCATGGGAGCCGATCGAGATCGGTCCGGAACCGAAAACACTCGAACTTACCCTCCCAGACCGCCTCCAAGAGCTACCCACTAGGGGGGACACGGGGCGATTCGATCCTCACGTCTGCCGGATAGCGTTCGAACGATTCCAAGCGGTCGCCGTCCATGCTGTCTCCGGTAACTGTCGTCCACCCACTGCTGACGAACTCCCCGATCAGAGATATCTCGCGTATGGGACGTCGATCACCGAGGGGGCTGCCTCCTCAGCGACCCATATGAACTATGTTTCCCACGTTGCCCGAAACTGCGGGTTCGACGCGTTGAACTTTGGATGTTCCGGATCAGCCTACTGTGAATCCGCAATGGCGGATTACATCGCAACCCGAGAGGATTGGGACGTGGCGACTCTCGCGCTGTCCGTGAATATGGCGAATACAGGTGGGTTCTCCCCCGACGAGTTCGAGGGACGCGCCGAAGCGTTCGTCGATACGATTGCGACGGCACACCCCGAGAAACCGATCGCGTGTATAACCCTTTTTCCGTACTTCGATGACGTGATCGAATCGGGCGATCCCGCACACGCCAGAGCGTATCGAGAAGCACTACGCTCCATCGTCGATGATTCTCCTCACGATAATCTCACCCTCATCGATGGATCTCAGCTGCTGTCATTCTCCGGGTTGACAGCTGATCTACTCCATCCAGGGGACGATGGAATGGAAATCATCGGAAGACGACTGTCAAAAAAATTGTGTAATATTTAA